A part of Periophthalmus magnuspinnatus isolate fPerMag1 chromosome 14, fPerMag1.2.pri, whole genome shotgun sequence genomic DNA contains:
- the nop16 gene encoding nucleolar protein 16, translated as MPKTKQSKRRKKFDYNKNRKKLKQKTLKKYNPRIENDQIRNAWDKNKSMARNLQEMGLAFDPNRSLPIKKQKLIGKDFVTSAPVGIITKPYVLNKMEEEASLPEKDTKTLSSDLIEYVQYMIREHKDNYKAMARDEKNYYQDTPKQIKRKINEYKRCHPDHFNVFMSSLTTPEPMQQ; from the exons aTGCCGAAAACCAAACAGtccaagaggaggaagaagttCGATTACAACAAAAACCGGAAGAAACTCAAACAGAAGACCCTGAAGAAATACAACCCGAGAATCGAAAA tgatCAGATTCGAAATGCGTgggacaaaaataaatcaatggcGAGGAATCTTCAAGAGATGGGTTTGGCCTTTGACCCAAATAGGAGTTTGCCCATAAAGAAACAGAAG CTCATTGGTAAAGATTTTGTGACCAGCGCTCCAGTCGGCATCATCACTAAACCCTACGTGCTCAACA agatggaggaggaggccaGTCTGCCAGAgaaggacacaaaaacattgTCTTCAGACCTGATTGAGTACGTTCAGTACATGATCCGAGAGCACAAGGACAATTACAAG GCGATGGCGAGAGATGAGAAGAACTACTACCAGGACACCCCCAAACAGATCAAGAGGAAGATAAACGAATACAAGCGCTGCCATCCAGACCATTTTAACGTCTTCATGAGCTCACTCACAACTCCTGAGCCCATGCAACAGTGA